A stretch of Geomonas oryzisoli DNA encodes these proteins:
- the extI gene encoding selenite/tellurite reduction operon porin ExtI, producing MIKINKTVCAALLGVALASGTAYAGPKMTFGPNDEGALQLDYKGQFQMTFRDIGSGDNNEDTTANFNFRRNRLALMGKYGDMMSIYVQTEYTDDQNLTPLDVASENQGSNFQLLDAVVRFKIDNAFRINVGKFKYNLSRENLEACEAPLTLDRSLFIRAPYVTTRDTGVAVWGNLFNDMFQYRLDAMEGRKAVSGDTAPASNFRYSARAHVTLLDPENDYGYKGTYLGKKKVATFGAAYQFEPDIAYADTIARTGKKDYKAWTFDGFVEYPVEGLGTFTASGAYEKVDLDNAYLGDNPDVNVVGINGEKNGYYVKAGYMLPNIPLQLFVRHENWKFANLNGIYDQRVFWTGGGANYYLRDQNLKLTFEANSTGFRNGSGTTADGTEDFMTYVTQLQVIF from the coding sequence ATGATCAAAATCAACAAGACCGTCTGTGCTGCCCTGCTCGGGGTAGCTCTGGCCAGCGGAACCGCATATGCAGGACCCAAGATGACCTTCGGACCCAACGACGAGGGGGCGCTGCAGCTGGACTACAAGGGCCAGTTCCAGATGACCTTCCGCGACATCGGCTCCGGCGACAACAACGAGGACACCACGGCCAACTTCAACTTCCGCCGCAACCGCCTGGCGCTCATGGGCAAGTACGGCGACATGATGTCCATCTACGTGCAGACCGAGTACACCGACGACCAGAACCTGACCCCGCTCGACGTGGCATCCGAGAACCAGGGCTCCAACTTCCAGCTCCTGGACGCGGTGGTCCGCTTCAAGATCGACAACGCATTCCGCATCAACGTCGGCAAGTTCAAGTACAACCTGTCGCGCGAGAACCTGGAGGCCTGCGAGGCGCCCCTTACCCTGGACCGCTCGCTCTTCATCCGGGCCCCCTACGTCACCACCCGCGACACCGGTGTGGCCGTCTGGGGCAACCTCTTCAACGACATGTTCCAATACCGCCTGGACGCCATGGAGGGACGCAAGGCCGTTTCCGGGGACACCGCACCCGCCTCGAACTTCCGCTACTCGGCCCGCGCCCACGTGACGCTGCTCGACCCGGAGAACGACTACGGCTACAAGGGGACCTACCTGGGCAAGAAGAAGGTCGCCACCTTCGGCGCGGCCTACCAGTTCGAGCCTGACATCGCCTACGCCGACACCATCGCCAGGACCGGCAAGAAGGATTACAAGGCCTGGACCTTCGACGGCTTCGTCGAATACCCGGTCGAGGGGCTGGGAACCTTCACCGCTTCCGGCGCGTACGAGAAGGTGGATCTCGACAACGCCTACCTGGGCGACAATCCCGACGTCAACGTGGTCGGCATCAACGGGGAGAAAAACGGCTACTACGTCAAGGCGGGCTACATGCTCCCCAACATCCCGCTCCAGCTGTTCGTGCGCCACGAGAACTGGAAGTTCGCCAACTTGAACGGCATCTACGACCAGCGCGTTTTCTGGACCGGCGGCGGCGCGAACTACTACCTGCGTGACCAGAACCTGAAGC